From one Dermacentor variabilis isolate Ectoservices chromosome 3, ASM5094787v1, whole genome shotgun sequence genomic stretch:
- the LOC142576368 gene encoding techylectin-5A-like: protein MDWSVASISLMILYSASSASGVEAAVVAPPGLVQAEERMKELVDLFSDIRCSMRPRHCADHLQTGQTVSGLYKIFLGKDDVTGKVVYCDMDTDGGGWTLIQRRGQFGNSVYYFYRNWTEYATGFGDPAKEYWLGNRALHTLTSTAESMELKVVLTNHTGENISVLYESFKVGSEKGHFNLLMGSFLGPRGWDSLYNCNHSKFSTFDQDHDNTEYHCAEKYRGGWWYNNCHSANLNGLNLNGPHDSYADGIEWSIRNGLGFLYHYSYPSVTMMIRPVTLNKNHESGYL from the exons ATGGACTGGAGCGTGGCAAGCATCAGCCTGATGATCTTGTATTCGGCTTCAAGTGCAAGCGGTGTCGAGGCTGCTGTAGTTGCTCCACCTGGCTTAGTCCAAGCCGAAGAACGCATGAAGGAGCTCGTGGACCTCTTCTCTGACATCAGAT GCAGTATGCGGCCCCGCCATTGCGCGGACCATTTGCAGACCGGTCAGACGGTGAGTGGCCTGTACAAGATATTTCTTGGCAAAGATGACGTCACAGGAAAAGTGGTCTACTGCGACATGGACACGGACGGAGGAGGCTGGACG CTCATTCAGAGGCGAGGGCAGTTCGGCAACAGCGTTTACTATTTCTACCGCAACTGGACGGAGTATGCCACCGGCTTTGGCGACCCTGCCAAAGAATACTGGCTCG GCAACAGAGCGCTACATACTTTGACGTCGACTGCAGAAAGCATGGAGCTGAAGGTTGTTTTGACGAATCACACCGGTGAAAACATCTCTGTACTCTACGAAAGCTTCAAGGTCGGCTCGGAGAAAGGGCACTTCAATTTGCTGATGGGAAGCTTCTTGGGTCCTCGTG GATGGGACTCGCTCTACAATTGCAACCACAGCAAATTTTCCACTTTCGACCAGGACCACGACAACACGGAATACCACTGTGCTGAGAAGTACCGCGGCGGCTGGTGGTACAACAACTGTCACTCAGCTAACCTAAACGGTCTCAATCTGAATGGCCCGCACGACAGCTACGCCGACGGCATCGAGTGGAGCATCCGGAATGGCTTAGGTTTCCTGTACCACTACTCTTATCCCAGTGTGACGATGATGATACGACCCGTCACACTGAATAAAAATCACGAGAGTGGGTACCTTTAA